The DNA window CCTCATCAGCTAAGGCTAAAAGAGAAGAACGCTGGTCGTGTGCCGCCTCTTTAGCTGCCTCCATCTCGGCCTGTACGGCGACGTACTTCTTGCGGTTCACGGTGAGGCTGGCCACCATCTCCACCAGCGAAGCTGCCATGGCCCCGGCGAGCGCGGCTGCCGTGCCGCCCCCGGGCGTGGGGTCACCACTAGCTAGGGCGTCGAGAATACCATTGTATTTTTCTGCTGCAAAATGCAATTCGTCAACCTCCTACTGTCCTGTTACGGCACGGTAAATCATCCAAGCCAAAAGACCAAGCGCCCCGCCGCCCACCATGTACACCCACATCTCAATTTTTGGCGCTTGCTTCTTCTCTACTTTAGGTGGGGACTTCTTCTTTTTTCCCTTAGCCATAAATACACTTCCCTTCACTTACAACTAGTTTGCCGCGCTTAATCACTTTATCGACCAAGTTCACCCCGAGGTGGTAAGGCACGAAATCAAGACTGGGAGCATTCAATATGGTTATATCCGCTAACTTACACGCTTCTAGGCTGCCGCACTCTTCTCCGCGCCGAATGGCATGAGCAGCATTGATGGTAGAAGCGGCAAAAGCTTGGGCCGGCGTGAAGCCGTAATGAAAACAGGCCATAGACTGCAAGAGCTGCATACTGGGCAGTGGTGATGTGCCCGGGTTGTAGTCAGTAGATATGGCTACAGGCACCCCTAAGGCGAGCATCTCCTTAAAGGGCGCACGCTTCGGTGTCTGCAAAATGAAGGAGGTCGCCGGCAAGAGCACCGCAATAACCTTTGCGGCCGCCATGGCTACGAGGTGTGCGGAGTCGGCGTGAATAAGGTGCTCTGCCGAAACTGCGCCTAGCTCAGCCGCGAGAAGCGCCCCCCCGAGAGGGGTAATTTCGTCAGCATGTACTTTAGCTCCAAGACCCAGCTTTTGCGCGGCGAGCAAGACCTTACGGCATTCTTCAATGGTAAAGGCCTTGTTTTCACAAAAACAGTCGCAAAACTCGGCTAGTCGCTCTGCGGCAACTTGTGGCAACATATCGTGCACAAGGCTGCCTATGTAGCCCTTTCTGTTGGCAGCATACTCTGGCGGCAGGGCGTGTGCTCCCATAAATGTACGCACTATGTCTACGGGGTGTTGGCCATCGGCCTCACGCAAAACCCGAAGCTGCTTAAGCTCATCCTCGAGGGTCAGCCCATAGCCGCTCTTGGCCTCTACGGTGGTGGTGCCATGCAGCAGCATAGTGTCTAGAGAGCTACGGACTTTAGCCAGTAACTCCGCCGGGGTCGCCGCGCGGGTCTTCGTGACGGTACTAATAATACCGCCGCCGCTCGCCAGAATATCGAGGTAGGAGTTCCCCGCTAGCCGCAGCGGCAACTCATGGTCTCGCCAACCCGCGAAACTAAGATGGGTGTGGCAGTCTACATAACCTGGCATAACTAGTTTCCCCGTGGCGTCAATTGTGCTTGTTTCGGCGTCACAATAGGCCATGGCTTCATCATAGTTGTCGGTAACCGCTAAGATTCTTTCACCTTGCACGAGCACATACCCCCGGGTAAGGGTGATAACTTCTCCTAGCGCCTTACCAACTTGGGGGCTCTGGCTGTACCCTACCGTAGTGACGACCCTGCCCTCGGCGATGATGAGACTAGCCTTCATGTCTAGCCGCTAGTTTTAGCTCTAGCACCTGCTCCTGATTAAAGTCGGTGAGCTGCAAGTAGTGCGCCGCGACGTCGAGCATGGCTTTTGCCGGCAGGAGGCCGATAACCTCGCTACTGGCAACTGTTACTCCATGCTTGGCCGCTTCTAGCTTAATGGCTTCGAATACGGTATGCAGCCCGGTCACCGTGAAATCTACCATGTTCATGGAGATTTGCGCCTGTCCCGTGGCCTCGAGCATGAGGCCAAGCCCTTTGACTGCCGGCAAGCCACCACTTGACTCCCGCACGGCCTTGGCAATGGCCTTGGCAATTTTGACGTCCCCCGAGGCTAGATTGACATTAAAAGCCACCAAGGGAGGGCGCGCGCCAACTACTGTCGCGCCGGCAGACCTGTGTAGGCGCGCCGGGCCAAAGTCTGGGTGGCGCTCTTCCTTGTTAATGTCAAGCTTCAGCCCTTCATACTCGCCTCGCCGCACATCGGCTAAGTTCCGACGCTCTGGTTTTTTGGCCGCTTTTTCATACAAGTACACGGGGATAGCGAGCTCGCGCGCAATGCGTTCACCAAGGGCTTCGGCAATTTGTACACAGTCCTCCATCGTCGCACCCGTCAGCGGCACAAAAGGAATGACATCTGTCGCTCCCATGCGGGGGTGCTCCCCCCGGTGCGTTTCCATGTTAATGAGCTCCGCCGCTTTGGCGGTAGCACGAAAAGCGGCCTCGGCTACTACAGAGGCGTCGCCCACAAAAGTTATTACCACCCGGTTGTGGTCGACATCAGGTTTGTGGTCGAGCAGGGTCACTCCTTCTACGCCCTTGATGGCGTCAAGAATGGCGGCAATTACCTCGGGGCGCCGCCCTTCGCTAAAATTAGGCACACATTGTACTAGCTTCATTATCTAACACCTCTACTTCATCATCGGTATCTTAACGCCGCGCTCTTTAGCGACTTGGCAGGCGAGCTCGTACCCCGCATCGGCATGGCGCATAACGCCGGTGCCCGGGTCCGTAGTCAGCACTCTCTCGAGGCGCTTCCCTGCCTCCTCGGTGCCATCAGCGACCACCACCATGCCGGCATGAATAGAATACCCTATGCCTACACCCCCACCATGGTGCACCGAAACCCAAGTCGCTCCGGCAACAGAGTTAAGCAAGGCATTTAGTATCGGCCAGTCAGCAATGGCGTCTGAGCCATCTAGCATGGCTTCTGTTTCGCGATTAGGTGAGGCTACAGAACCGGCATCGAGGTGGTCTCGCCCAATGACGATAGGCGCCTTTAGCTCGCCGCTCTTAACCATCTCGTTAATAGCCAAGCCGAACTTAGCCCTCTCGCCATACCCCAGCCAGCAGATGCGCGCGGGTAAACCCTGAAACGCCACTCTTTCTTGCGCCATGGTAATCCAGCGTCGCAGGGCCTTGTCTTCGGGGAAAAGCTCCAAGACCTTAGCGTCAGTTTTGTAGATGTCTTCTACATCGCCTGAAAGAGCCACCCAACGGAAAGGCCCTTTGCCCTCGCAGAAAAGGGGACGAATATAGGCCGGAACAAAGCCAGGAAAGTCAAAAGCATTCTCCACACCGGCCTCTTTGGCCTGTTGGCGAATGTTGTTGCCGTAGTCAAAAACGTTCGCGCCTGCTTTTTGCATGTCAAGCATCGCTTCTACATGGCGCGCCATGCTCTGCATCGACCTTGCGACGTATTCCTCCGGCTTCTCCGAGCGCAGCTTGGCTGCCTCCTCAAGGCTAAGACCCGCGGGTATGTATCCAACTAAGGGATCATGTGCCGAGGTCTGATCAGTCACGAGGTCGGGCACAATACCGCGTCGCACCATCTCTGGCAGTATCACGGCGGCATTGCCAAGCAGCCCAATAGATAGCGCGCGACCCTCGTGCTGTGCGGCCCGCGCGAGTTCTAGCGCCGCGTCAAGATTATCTACCCAGGTGTCAAGGTAACGCGACTGTAGGCGTCGCTCGATACGGGTCTGATCAACTTCGATGCACAAGGCTACCCCTTCATTCATGGTCACTGCCAGCGGCTGTGCTCCCCCCATGCCGCCTAGGCCGGCGGTGAGAGTGAGTCTGCCCTTGAGAGTGCCCCCAAAATGCCGTCGTGCTGCCTCAGCAAAAGTCTCGTAAGTGCCTTGGAGGATGCCCTGTGTGGCAATATATATCCATGAGCCGGCAGTCATCTGGCCATACATGGTGAGCCCAAGACGCTCTAACTCACGAAATTTCTCCCATGTCGCCCAGTGGGGCACCAACATGGAGTTACTGATGAGCACCCTAGGCGCGTGCGCATGCGTGGTGAAGACACCCACTGGCTTGCCCGATTGCACGAGCAGAGTTTCATCGTCCTTAAGGTCGCGCAGCGCTTTAACTATGGCCTCGTAGCAGGCGGCGTTACGGGCTGCCTTGCCGGTGCCGCCGTAGACGATAAGGTCTTCGGGACGTTCGGCTACTTCGGGGTCAAGATTGTTCATTAACATGCGCAAGGCGGCCTCTTGCTGCCACCCTCGGCAACTAAGTTCAGTACCCCGTGGCGCCCTAATCTCTTTGTTCATTGCTTGTTCCTCCCTTTGTTTATGCAAAATGTCACTATGCGAGATGGCAGAACTCGCCGATAACAGACTCGGCGGCTCGCTGTACCTGCCCCCCGTTGATCAGGCTGTAGGCATGATTAAGCTCCCCATATAAAACACGATCCTCACCTAGTGTGGGTACCACGACCCGCACCAAGTCGTGCACCGCTTGTGTGGCCGGAGATAGCTTGCCAGCCACCTGCAAATCTATAGCCTGGCAGGCGGCGATAAGCTCGATGCCTAGGATACGTGTGGTGTTCTCCACCACTTGACGCACTTTGCGGCAAGAAAAACCGCCCATGCTGACGTGGTCTTCTTGGTTGGCACTAGAGGGGATGGAATCCACGGAGGCTGGGTGGCAAAGCACCTTGTTTTCGGAAACTAAAGCGGCAGCGGTGTACTGGGGAATCATGTAGCCGGAGTTAAGCCCGCCAAAACGAGTAAGAAAAGCGGGCAACCCAGAAAGCTGCGGGTTTACTAGCCTCTCAATGCGCCGTTCCGCTATATTCCCTATTTCAGCCACAGCCATAGCGAGGTAGTCTCCACCTAGCGCTAGAAACTCGCCGTGGAAATTCCCCCCTGAAATAACCTCGGCCTGTTCGGGGAAAACGAGCGGGTTATCGGTAGCCGAATTACACTCGATAAGCATGGTTTCAGCCACATGGGTGAGGGCATGCAGGCAGGCTCCGTGTACTTGGGGGATACAGCGCAGGGAGTAGGCGTCCTGCACGCGTATTTCGCCAGGGACAGAGACCCACTCGCTGCCAGAGAGCAAGCGACGCATGGCCAGAGCAGCCAGCGCTTGCCCGCGATGTGGACGTACGGCAGAGAGCTTTTCATCATAGGCGGCCACTATGCCGCGCAAGGCTTGGTGAGTTAAAGCCGCGGTGATAAAACTGGCCTTAAGAACCCCTAGCGCATCAATCACAGCCAGACTAAGGCTTGCCCCCATGGCCTGGGTACCGTTAATGAGGGCCAGCCCTTCTTTAGCCTCTAGCTCTAGCGGCTTTAAGTTACGGCGGGCGAGTGCTACGCTACCAGGAACCACCTCGCCGTCAATCTCGGCTTCACCTTCACCAATCAAGACCAAGACAACATGCGACAATGGTGCTAAATCTCCGCTAGCTCCGAGCGAGCCCTGCGATGGCACTACGGGGTGAATCTTTGCATTTAATAGATTAAGCAAGGCCTGCACCGTAGCCTCTTTCACGCCGGAATAACCTTTGGCGAGGGCATTGGCGCGCAGTAGCATCAGTGTCCTGACGGTATCTTGCGGCAAGGGAGCCCCGACTCCGCAAGCATGGCTGACAATTAGGTTTCTTTGCAGCTTGGCTACTTGTTCTTTGCTGATAGTTATGTCAGAGAACTTGCCGAAACCGGTAGTAATGCCGTAGACTGCCTTCTCTTCGGCCACGAGGCGGTCCACAAGGGCGCGGGCAGCGGCAATCTTCCCCCTCGCCTGCTCAGCGAGCAAGACGGGGGCCCCATTTCTACTTACGGCAAGTATATCTTCATATGTAAGATTGGCACCACTGATGGATACGGTCATTCCCTCTCCCACTCTCCTAATCATCGCCTTTGCGCACAATTCCAATAGGGGTGAGGGTTCCCTCCTCACCTAGTGGATTGTCGAGCAGTATCTTTCTCATAAGCTTAGTGTCTACCCCTGCTGAATGCGCGACAACAGCGCCGTGCCCCGAGGCATTAGCGCTGACAACACAGACCTGCACCCCCAGCCCTCTGGAGATGGCGAGGCACCAAGCCGCTAGATCCACGCTCCTACCCCCCTCTGCCGTGCTTATGGCTCGCTGGGAAACAAACACAGTGTCTCCAGGCTGCAGGGAGCCGGCACAGTATCGCTTGAGCAAGGCCGCGAAATCCTCTCCCGGCATAATACGATGAGTCTTAATCATCACTCGCAAGTAGACCTGGCCGTCTATGGTACGCGTGGGACTTTTTTGTTTGGGGCGGTGAGAATACAATGCTATCACCTCAAACACTATTGTGTTCTTTTCCCCGCCCGCAAAATCCTGCTGCCAATTAAAAATGGCTACCTCGAGCACCAAGCACAAAAAAATAATCCGGCACTCATTGCTGAATGCCGGACAGACTGTTAGGCAGGAGCTAGCGGTGGCAGAGACCCGGTGGCTAGCAATTCGTTTAACTCTTCGCCCCGCAGAGTTTCGCGCTCCAGCAGAGTGTTGGCAATAAGGTCTAGCTTCTCGCGATTGTTCTTTAGCAATTCTTCCGCTTGGTGGTAGGAGCGATCTACGATACGCCGCACCTCGCGGTCAATGGTGTGGGCTACCGTCTCGCTAAAATTGCGATGGCGAGATATATCGCGTCCCAGGAAGACTTGCTCCTCTTTCTCACCATAGGTGACGGGGCCAAGCTCCTCGCTCATGCCATACTCCATAATCATGCGCCGTACGAGGCGGGTCGACTTGTCGAGGTCATCTTGGGCGCCGGTAGAGATTTCATTGAAGACTAGTTGCTCGGCGACGCGACCAGACAAGGCATAGGTTACGTTGTTAAGGATTTCGGTGCGCGTCATGACAAAGCGGTCTTCGGTAGGCAGAGCAATGACGTACCCACCTGCCATACCGCGCGGAATGATGCTGACGAGATGCACGGGGTCAGCATCCTGCGTCAGGTACCTGCTCAAAGCATGCCCGGCTTCGTGGTAGGCGAAGACCTTTTTCTCGTGTGCCGAAATGACACGCGACTTCTTTTTCGGCCCGGCAATCACTCTGTTTACAGCTTCCTCTAGGTCTAACATGCCTATGGTCTGCCGATCTTGACGTGCGGCCAGAAGCGCACTTTCGTTGACTAAGTTCTCAAGGTCTGCCGCGGTAAAGCCAGGGGTTAGCCCTGCTACAACGGTCAGCTTAACTTCAGGCGCTAAGGGCTTGTTACGCACATGCACGCCCAAGATAGCTTCTCTTTCTTTGACATCTGGCCGGCCTACGGTTATTTGGCGGTCAAAACGACCGGGGCGGAGCAAGGCAGGGTCGAGGATATCGGGGCGGTTTGTGGCCGCCATAATAATAACGCCCTCATTGCCCTCGAAACCGTCCATTTCCACTAGCAACTGATTGAGCGTCTGTTCTCTTTCGTCATGGCCACCGCCAAGGCCAGCGCCGCGTTGTCTTCCGACTGCGTCTATTTCGTCAATAAAGACTATGGCCGGCGCACTCTTTTTGGCTTGGTCGAACATATCCCTCACCCGCGAAGCACCCACGCCGACAAACATCTCCACAAAGTCAGAACCGGAAATACTAAAGAAGGGCACCCCAGCTTCGCCGGCAACCGCCCTGGCCAGCCAAGTCTTACCCGTTCCGGGCGGGCCATACAGCATGACGCCCTTGGGGATACGTGCGCCGATGGCGCTAAACTTACCGGGGTTCTTTAAGAACTGAACTACTTCGTCAAGTTCTTCTTTGACCTCGTCATAGCCGGCAACATCTTTAAAGGTGATGCGTCTGCGCACGTCAGACTGCATTTTAGCGCGCGACTTGCCAAAACTCATGACCTTGTTGCCGCCAGCCTGAGACTGCTGCATAAAGAAATACCAGATGCCGGCGAACAAAGCGAACATCAGGCCGTACGAAAGCAGAGTCGTCCACCATGGTGGGGCGGGAGGATCCCGATATACATACTGTGTTTTCGTGCGGAGCAAGGGGATGAGTGCTTCGTCCCCTGGCGGCACAGTGACGCGGTAGGCGGTGCCGTCCCTTAACTCACCGGTGATGACATTACCCACCTGATTGGCAGTAGCAACCTGTTCGTTGACCACGAGGTTAAAGAATTCGTTGTAGCTGATCTCACGCGGCGCAGCCGTGCGCGCCACAAAAAACTGGATCAGGGACAATCCGACCATAATGATCAGCAAGTAGAAACTCGCAGTGCGTAAATTCCTGTTCAAAATTACTTAGTCCTCCTCTCACAGCACAATAGCTATCTTACCACAACCAAATGTATGGCGTAAAATTTTGCATAGGGGGCGGCAATATAGTATGGCTGTGCGCTGTTCTAACATCAATCGACATGCACGCATATATTGGGCAAATTGCGATAATATTGCTCAAAGTCTAGCCCATACCCCACCACAAAGAGATCGTCGATGGTGAAACCAAGATAATCTGGCACAATGCTGACCCGACGACGACTTGGCTTGTCCAGTAGGGTACAGGAACGGAGGCTTTTCGGCTTGCGCGAGCGCAGATTCTCAAGCAAGTAAGTCAGGGTGAGGCCGGTGTCCACAATATCCTCTACAATGAGCACATGGCTCCCCTCTACTGACTCTTCTAAGTCCTTAAGAAAGCGCACCACGCCGGATGTAGAGGTGGCCGACCCATAGCTAGAAACAGAAATAAAGTCTAGGACCGACTTGGTAGAGATATGACGGCATAAATCAGCTGCGAAAATGGCTGCGCCTCGCAACACCACGACGAGAAGTAGCTCCTCGCCTTCGTAATCCGCGCTAATCTGCCGACCCATGGCCTCCACCCTAGTCGCAATCTCCTCCTCTGAAAGCAGCACTCGCAAGTCTAATGGTTCTTGCATCTCATTTACCTCCACGTTGGTAGAATAGCTCTAGTATAGTATTTTGTTCCTTGGGGCAAAAAGCATTGGCTACGCGCAGGCCAGGCACCCAAGCAATCTGACCCTCGATCTCAATTATGGGCCAAGTATCTCGCCAAGGCAATGGAATTCGCGCCTCACTCATAGCTTGCTTTACTTTTTTGCGGCCTACGCCCCCTAAAAGTATATACGCATCATGCGGTCTACGGTTTCGCACCACGACTAAATCTCCACTGTAAGAAAGACAGGCGGCATAGCCAAAATCGCCTGGCTGGTTAGCCGAGCACTCTGTTACGCGTCGCGCTACGAGCTTGCCGCCACAGGGCAAATTATATTCACCAGGGACGCTAATGGTCAGATGATAATTTTCTTGGTTTTCTTCTGTGGCAGAATAAAAAACTAGGTGCTCACGTGTGCGCAAGACACGCACACCTGCGGGCAGGGTAATTCTCCGCCCAACCTGCTTATCTAGCAGCGCAAATGTTTCGGCAAGGTGAATTGTCTCTAGGTCTTTTCGCACCGTCGCAACACGAAAATAAGCCTCCGTAAGCACCCGCATCACCAAGGCCGCATGCACACCCATGAGCGCCTCTAGCCGGACACCAACACCAAAGTCGAGCGCTGAAATAGCGGCCGCACAAATAGGCAGGGCCTGTATGCTCATGTAGTCCACATCTTGAGCCACTTGAGAGGATAGGCGGTAGAGAGCTACGGCTACTTGCGGGTTAATTTGGCGCAGTAGAGGCATAACACTAAGTCGCACATAATTACGACTGTACTCTGTGCCCAAGTTGCTACTATCCACGCGGTAATCCTGACTACGCAGAGCCAAGAAAGCTTCAATTTCCTGGCGAGACACCATTAAAAAGGGTCGCACGATGAGAATGCCGACGAGACCCCGCTCCAGCGGGCTCATCGCCCGCAGGCCGCTCAAACCAGTACCACGCAGCAGCCTTAGCAGGACGGTTTCAGCTTGATCGTCCTGGTGGTGAGCCAGCGCTAGTTTATTTAGACCAAAGCGTTGCATCGCCGCGCTAAAAAAACGAAACCTCTCCTGCCGAGCCACATCCTGCATAGAGACACTCTTGCCCTCTAGCAACTTAGGTATGGACACATAGCCACACTCGCAGTCTACGCCAAGCTTATGGCACAGATCCTTGACGAAGCGACTATCTAGGTCAGCCTCCTCACCCCGCAAGCCATGGTTTAAGTGCGCCACGCGGACGGTGAAAGAAAGGCGTAGCGATAGCTCATGGAGGACTAAGAGTAGCGCCACAGAATCCGCACCCCCCGAAACACCCACGAGGATACGGTCTCCTGGCTCTGCCAAGCCATTTTTCACGACAAACTTCATGACCCGCTCTAACATCGTGCAGGAGACACCTCTTATCTAAGACTTTAGCGATTATTCTTTACTATAACATTTACAGCACGGGAGCAAAAGGGTGAAGCGCTAGTGAAGCGCTAGGGACGGTTCTCCCTGCTTCGCTCTTTGAAGCAAGGAGAACCGTCCCTAGCGCTTCGTCGCCTAGCGCTTCGGTCGAGGCAAAAAAGGAGGCCGCCGAAGCGGCCTCAACCAACGAGGGGGATGCTAATAGCTTTGTCCAAAATCTTAAGGACCAGCACGGTCATGTCGTCGGTAACCGTCCCGCCGCAATTGTTCCTCGCACGATTTAAAATATACTCTGCTAGGTCTTTGGCCTTTTCGGCAGTGGCTTGCCGTAATATGCGGCTAAGCCACTCTTCCTTGTCTACCATGCCGCCTTGCCCCTCTAGCACACCGTCTGACAGCATGACGAGAATATCTCCGGGGAGAAGCTGCAGTTTGCTGGTTTCTATTTCTATGTTACTAAGAATACCTGCTGGAAGCGTCGTCGCCCTAATGACATCGACTTTATCCCCCCGCCGGTGATATGAGGAACTGGCCCCAATTTTCATTACTTCCGCATTCCCTGTGTACAGGTCTAAGAGAGCCATGTCGACGGTAGCAAAGCTCTCGCCTTGTGAGCGCAAGGCCAGTACGGCATTTATTGTTTGTACCGTTACTTCTTTGTCAAACCCCGCGCGCAGCATCTGCTCCATTAGACTAATGGCTGTGCGGCTCTCTTGGCGGGCCAAAGGCCCATCGCCCATGCCGTCGCTTATCATCAGCGCTAGCTTGCCACCCACAAGCTCAGCAATGCGGAAACTGTCGCCTGAGATGCCCTGCGAGCGCGGAAGTTGCGCTATCCCAGCGTCCGTTGCTAGTACCTGTGCTGTGGAAAGACAGACGGTGCACTTGGATTTACCGGCTAAGCTCGCACAGCGGCGATTCTCGCGTACTACCTGGCGGCCGAGCAACTCCGTGACTAGGGGAATGAGAACGGTGGCACAGTGATTCTGTTCTTTGCTACAGGCATGCTTAGTAATTCTTGCTTCAATGCGGCCATTCTTGCCCTTTGTGACCTCAACCTGGGGAGAAAAGAGCCCCTGTTCGGCGAGCTCTCTCTTGATCTTCTCCTCGCTTTCACACAAGTACTCGACTTCTAAGTTAAAGTCAGCCACTAAAGAATCTATCACTTCCGCAACCCCCTTGAGCTGGCTGGCCACGAGCTGCCGCGACTCAACGGCCCGTTTCTGCCAGTACAAGGTTTGCCGATGCACTTCACAGAGCGAATTTAGACTCTTAAGCAACTCCTTCTGGCGGTCACATCGTCGCCTCACCGCCTCGGGGATCATGTCTATCGTTAGCGGTCCGTGCATATCCGTAAGGGCGAGCATATCAAGCAATCCTTGGTATGTCTTGTAAAAGTCCTTGCCCCAGCAGTTCTTGTGGCCCGGGCAATCTTCACACACATCCTGGGCGAGCCGATCCATGAGTTTATGCGCGCTTTGGTCAAAGGCATCTCCACTTTGCGCAGGCTGCCGAAAGGTCTCCGCTAGTTCCATGAACACATCGCCGAGCTCCCCTAGTCTTTTTCCGGCTAACACCTGCAATCGAGAAGCGTACCCACTGGCAACGGGCGCCTCTTCTTCGCGTAGGGCCATCGGCAGGAGGCGGTAAAGGCGCGAACGCACCTGTGAAGACGTGGCCATCAGCAGCAGGCTGGCTACTATGCCCTCTACCAGTTTATCCCCTAGGTAGTCGCGACCTCCGAAATTCACGGCGGAGAGCGCTGTAGCGGCCATAAAGCCCATAATGACGCCTGGCTTTTTCCAGTCTTTGAGCGCGCCAGCCACTAGGCCAGTGAAGGCATACGTTCCTACATAGTTGAGCGCCAAAGGGTTGCCGATATATATCAAGAAGGGCGCCGCCACCCCTGTAGCTGCTCCCCAGGCAGCGCCACCTAAGAGGCCAGACAACATGACCAAGTACTTGAGCGCTATACCCTGTAGGGCGACCCCGAACAAGCTAATGCCAGATAGGCCTACGATGGCTAGCGCGCCGGCTATGGCAATCGACAAAATTTCTTCGGATTTGAACCGTCGCTCAGTGGTAAACGAACCGAGCAGGGACACGGAGTTGACTAAAATAATGCTCATGGCCATGGTCAAGGCAACTTCGAGCAAGGTAGTAACAACGTCGTAGAGCGTCGGTGCTTGCCACCATAAGAGCGGTATCCTGACCACAACCACGGATATGCCCGCGAGAACCGCGCGAACTATGCGCTCCCATGAGCTTGGCACCAGTATTTTCTCGAGCGCTAAGTAGGCCAGAACCATCCCGAAAAAACTGACCATCATCATGGGGCCGCCACGCCAGAACACTCCTACACTTAAAGCGAGAGCGGTCACCCACTCTGCGCCGGGAACAACCATCCGCACGGCGGCAAAAAGGGCGACTGCGAACGGCGACAACTCGTAGAAGAGTGACGCACGACCTAGTAAAATCCCGGCCACGACGAGTGGCGCCAGGCGCGAGAAATGAGACAGCTCGTCCACCCGCCGATGCCCATAGGGCTTGTTCGCCGCAAGAACAGCTTTGAGGACCTTTGACTGCACATCCACACCCCCTAGTAGCTTGCTGGTGATTAGTAGTATAGGGGCAGGTAGTTGTACAATTTGTCGCTCTAAGGCCTCATTCCTAAGAAAAAATCGACATCTTTCGTGCCGGCTACCACACTCTGAGTAGCTCTATTACACCTCCATGGTATACTTAGCCTGACAAAGGAGGGTGACCTGTTGTGCCTAGAAGAGCGCTAATTTTGCTTATGCTATTCATACAGCTAATTCTAGTGACCGTGTGGGGCAGCCTAGCCCATGCCGAAGGCCTGCCCCACATCTCAGACGGACTACCAGGTAGATCGACAGCTTGGGAGATAGCACCCCCTCATAAGCTTAATATCATCGGTTTCTACGCCCTAGGCGATGCCAGAACAAGCAGCTGGATGGATCTTTTTGGCTCACCCTTCCCCCTTACTGCCCTAGGAAACACCGATATCGTCCATGAGTTGGCTTTAGGATGGTACACCATAGATGCGGCTGGGGCGCTCCTGACCCGTAGCCCGCGCCACGCCTGGCAACGCCCCCTAGCCTGGGAGTACGTCCTTAGCGCTGCAGGGCGCTATGACTTGCGCGCGGAAATGGTCGTCCACGAGACAAACCGTGGCGACCTCTTGACGACTTTTTTGGCAGATGACAAAGCTATGGAGCAGGCAGTGGCGGCCATAGCCGCCGCGTCCGGTCGTTACGGCGGTGTCAACCTTAACTTCGAAGGGCTTGGTTTTCTCGCCCGCGGTGAAGAAGAGAAAGCCATACGCGACAGCTTCACACACTTTGTCGCCCGCTTGGCTCCCGCTCTCCGCGCGGCCAATCGGACCCTGACCCTAACCCTGCACCCACCGAACAGCGTCTACCGCGGCTATGATTATGCGGCACTAGGCGCTCTTGCTGACCGCATTATCATTATGGCCCATGATTATGGCGAAAGCCCCGAACCGCTACATCGCGTCGTACAGGCAGTAGAAATGGCCCTCGTCCACGTGCCGCGAGAAAAGCTCATTTTGGGTATCTCTGTTTACACTGAAACAGCCGTGAGCATCGTCGACAAACTCGTCGTCGCCGAGCAATACC is part of the Bacillota bacterium genome and encodes:
- the hutI gene encoding imidazolonepropionase, coding for MKASLIIAEGRVVTTVGYSQSPQVGKALGEVITLTRGYVLVQGERILAVTDNYDEAMAYCDAETSTIDATGKLVMPGYVDCHTHLSFAGWRDHELPLRLAGNSYLDILASGGGIISTVTKTRAATPAELLAKVRSSLDTMLLHGTTTVEAKSGYGLTLEDELKQLRVLREADGQHPVDIVRTFMGAHALPPEYAANRKGYIGSLVHDMLPQVAAERLAEFCDCFCENKAFTIEECRKVLLAAQKLGLGAKVHADEITPLGGALLAAELGAVSAEHLIHADSAHLVAMAAAKVIAVLLPATSFILQTPKRAPFKEMLALGVPVAISTDYNPGTSPLPSMQLLQSMACFHYGFTPAQAFAASTINAAHAIRRGEECGSLEACKLADITILNAPSLDFVPYHLGVNLVDKVIKRGKLVVSEGKCIYG
- the ftcD gene encoding glutamate formimidoyltransferase, with translation MMKLVQCVPNFSEGRRPEVIAAILDAIKGVEGVTLLDHKPDVDHNRVVITFVGDASVVAEAAFRATAKAAELINMETHRGEHPRMGATDVIPFVPLTGATMEDCVQIAEALGERIARELAIPVYLYEKAAKKPERRNLADVRRGEYEGLKLDINKEERHPDFGPARLHRSAGATVVGARPPLVAFNVNLASGDVKIAKAIAKAVRESSGGLPAVKGLGLMLEATGQAQISMNMVDFTVTGLHTVFEAIKLEAAKHGVTVASSEVIGLLPAKAMLDVAAHYLQLTDFNQEQVLELKLAARHEG
- the hutU gene encoding urocanate hydratase, which translates into the protein MNKEIRAPRGTELSCRGWQQEAALRMLMNNLDPEVAERPEDLIVYGGTGKAARNAACYEAIVKALRDLKDDETLLVQSGKPVGVFTTHAHAPRVLISNSMLVPHWATWEKFRELERLGLTMYGQMTAGSWIYIATQGILQGTYETFAEAARRHFGGTLKGRLTLTAGLGGMGGAQPLAVTMNEGVALCIEVDQTRIERRLQSRYLDTWVDNLDAALELARAAQHEGRALSIGLLGNAAVILPEMVRRGIVPDLVTDQTSAHDPLVGYIPAGLSLEEAAKLRSEKPEEYVARSMQSMARHVEAMLDMQKAGANVFDYGNNIRQQAKEAGVENAFDFPGFVPAYIRPLFCEGKGPFRWVALSGDVEDIYKTDAKVLELFPEDKALRRWITMAQERVAFQGLPARICWLGYGERAKFGLAINEMVKSGELKAPIVIGRDHLDAGSVASPNRETEAMLDGSDAIADWPILNALLNSVAGATWVSVHHGGGVGIGYSIHAGMVVVADGTEEAGKRLERVLTTDPGTGVMRHADAGYELACQVAKERGVKIPMMK
- the hutH gene encoding histidine ammonia-lyase, with the translated sequence MTVSISGANLTYEDILAVSRNGAPVLLAEQARGKIAAARALVDRLVAEEKAVYGITTGFGKFSDITISKEQVAKLQRNLIVSHACGVGAPLPQDTVRTLMLLRANALAKGYSGVKEATVQALLNLLNAKIHPVVPSQGSLGASGDLAPLSHVVLVLIGEGEAEIDGEVVPGSVALARRNLKPLELEAKEGLALINGTQAMGASLSLAVIDALGVLKASFITAALTHQALRGIVAAYDEKLSAVRPHRGQALAALAMRRLLSGSEWVSVPGEIRVQDAYSLRCIPQVHGACLHALTHVAETMLIECNSATDNPLVFPEQAEVISGGNFHGEFLALGGDYLAMAVAEIGNIAERRIERLVNPQLSGLPAFLTRFGGLNSGYMIPQYTAAALVSENKVLCHPASVDSIPSSANQEDHVSMGGFSCRKVRQVVENTTRILGIELIAACQAIDLQVAGKLSPATQAVHDLVRVVVPTLGEDRVLYGELNHAYSLINGGQVQRAAESVIGEFCHLA